From the Arcobacter sp. CECT 8986 genome, one window contains:
- a CDS encoding metallophosphoesterase, producing MKLPNISTLNINIKNEDLHNMQILHLSDLHINTKTSNKDIELLVNNCNNTKYDILVITGDIIDCKVKKIEEKLKILNKLKKVYYISGNHDLFYGIKDLEKILDNFNFIDNKTLFIKYNNKNIALAGLSDRFSKFFKIKREEIKVFKFLNENKNSILLAHQPKDYNFAVNTNTNLFLCGHTHGGQIFPFHYLVRLVQPFLAGLFYRKNSAIYVNKGLGTWGIDFRFKANSEITLLKLLYK from the coding sequence ATGAAACTTCCAAATATATCAACTTTGAATATAAATATAAAAAATGAAGATTTGCACAATATGCAAATTCTTCATTTAAGTGATTTGCATATAAATACAAAAACTTCAAATAAAGATATTGAACTTCTAGTAAATAACTGCAATAATACAAAATATGATATTTTGGTAATTACAGGTGATATAATTGATTGCAAGGTAAAAAAAATAGAAGAAAAGTTAAAAATATTAAATAAATTAAAAAAAGTTTATTATATTAGTGGCAATCATGACTTATTTTATGGAATAAAAGATTTAGAAAAGATATTAGATAATTTTAATTTTATAGATAATAAAACTCTATTTATAAAATACAATAATAAGAATATTGCATTAGCAGGACTTAGTGATAGATTTTCTAAATTTTTTAAAATAAAAAGAGAAGAGATAAAAGTTTTTAAATTTTTAAATGAAAATAAAAACTCAATTTTATTAGCTCATCAACCAAAAGATTACAACTTTGCAGTAAATACAAACACAAATCTTTTCTTATGTGGTCATACACATGGAGGCCAGATATTTCCTTTTCACTACCTTGTAAGATTAGTACAACCTTTTTTAGCAGGACTTTTTTATAGAAAAAATAGTGCAATTTATGTAAATAAAGGCTTAGGAACTTGGGGTATTGATTTTAGATTTAAAGCAAATAGTGAGATAACTTTACTCAAATTATTATACAAATAA
- a CDS encoding YceI family protein has protein sequence MYRLLMLAFFAIALNAQNLDFSDGKILAHTEVFGDSNINPFSQNISSHLRMDDKIDTIKGEVELNTITLHSENSDRDEHMYEVLHTKNFPKINYLISEVRKVDDGYEINGILTLNGIKKIVSSKATIIDENNHIIFDGKFSINLTSFNLEPPTMFFLTVRDQIDITYHLDYIKG, from the coding sequence ATGTATAGATTATTAATGTTAGCGTTTTTTGCAATTGCATTAAATGCCCAAAATTTAGATTTTTCTGATGGAAAAATTTTAGCACATACTGAAGTTTTTGGAGATAGTAATATCAACCCATTTTCTCAAAATATAAGCTCACATCTTAGAATGGATGATAAAATTGATACTATAAAAGGAGAAGTTGAACTAAATACTATTACTTTACATAGTGAAAATAGTGATAGAGATGAACATATGTATGAAGTTTTACATACAAAAAACTTTCCTAAAATAAATTATTTGATTTCTGAAGTTAGAAAAGTTGATGATGGTTATGAAATAAATGGTATTTTAACACTAAATGGCATAAAAAAAATAGTATCATCAAAAGCTACAATAATTGATGAAAATAATCATATTATTTTTGATGGAAAATTTAGCATCAATTTAACTTCATTTAATTTAGAACCACCAACAATGTTCTTTTTAACGGTTAGAGATCAAATAGATATAACTTACCATTTAGATTATATAAAAGGATAA
- a CDS encoding response regulator, with protein MKILVIEDDEKIVNFLKKGLEEEAYVVDYSFNGDEGIYLATVNEYDLILLDIMIPVKDGIEVCKTLRNSNINTPIIMLTAKDSIEDKIKGLDIGANDYLAKPFSFSELLARIRVQLRTSYSNQTILKIDDLELNILTKSAKRGEDNINLTAKEFALLEYLIKNKDKVLSESVISSALSNMDDTNISNIVNVYIYRLRNKIDKPYEKKLIKTMRGLGFKISDE; from the coding sequence ATGAAAATTTTAGTAATAGAAGATGATGAAAAGATTGTAAACTTCCTAAAAAAGGGTTTGGAAGAAGAAGCATATGTGGTTGATTATTCATTTAATGGTGATGAAGGTATATACTTAGCAACTGTAAATGAGTATGACTTAATACTTCTTGATATAATGATACCTGTAAAAGATGGTATTGAAGTATGTAAAACTCTTAGAAACTCAAATATAAATACTCCTATTATTATGTTAACTGCAAAAGATTCAATTGAGGATAAAATAAAAGGTTTAGATATTGGAGCTAATGATTATTTAGCAAAACCTTTCTCATTTAGTGAACTATTAGCTAGAATTAGAGTTCAATTAAGAACAAGCTACTCAAATCAAACTATACTTAAAATTGATGATTTAGAACTAAATATTCTAACAAAATCTGCAAAAAGAGGCGAAGATAATATAAACTTAACAGCAAAAGAGTTTGCTCTTTTAGAATACTTGATAAAAAATAAAGATAAAGTATTATCTGAAAGTGTTATTAGTTCAGCTTTAAGTAATATGGATGATACAAATATTAGTAATATAGTAAATGTTTATATCTATAGATTAAGAAATAAAATAGATAAACCATATGAAAAAAAATTAATTAAAACTATGAGAGGATTGGGATTTAAAATAAGTGATGAATAA